Proteins encoded together in one Terriglobia bacterium window:
- a CDS encoding response regulator, giving the protein MNRSHANNTPDVLLVEDNLGDVGLVRETFKDLNLPNPIHVLHDGVQALEYLHQEGKFSDQPRPGVIILDLNIPKKDGREVLAEIKADPELKLIPVIILTSSKAREDIEKSYALHANCYVTKPVVLEDFMRLVSVVAEFWLNVVRLPS; this is encoded by the coding sequence ATGAATCGATCACACGCGAACAACACTCCGGATGTCCTCCTGGTCGAGGATAATCTCGGCGATGTGGGGCTGGTCCGGGAAACCTTCAAGGATCTCAACCTTCCGAATCCCATCCACGTCCTGCACGACGGCGTTCAGGCTCTCGAATACTTACACCAGGAGGGCAAGTTTTCCGATCAGCCCCGGCCAGGCGTGATTATTCTGGACCTCAATATACCGAAAAAAGATGGCCGCGAAGTGTTGGCGGAAATCAAGGCGGATCCTGAGTTGAAGCTCATCCCCGTCATCATTCTCACAAGCTCGAAGGCTCGGGAAGACATCGAGAAGAGCTATGCGCTTCACGCCAACTGCTACGTCACGAAACCCGTTGTTCTCGAGGACTTCATGAGACTTGTGTCGGTGGTAGCCGAATTCTGGCTGAACGTGGTGCGTTTGCCCAGCTAG